The Akkermansia sp. N21116 genome includes a region encoding these proteins:
- a CDS encoding heavy metal translocating P-type ATPase produces MSCHHSKPQEDAPGGCARDPVCGMDVSPDSPLKTSFKGREYHFCSRHCLEKFEANPEQYIGDSQLVSTVPVPEGTFYTCPMHPEVRLDHPGSCPKCGMALEPEIPSAGEQEENPELADFKRRFYGSLPFTVVLSVLAMGGHVTDLMRPSVQNWVELALAVPVVLWAGWPLLVRGWDSVRTGNPNMWTLIGLGTVVSFLYSVAATVAPGWFPVTFMSHGTIPVYFEAAAIIMTLSLLGQILENMARARTAEAIRSLINLAPVSARVVLPDGTEKDIPLGGVHPGDILRVCPGEKVPVDGTLRDGESDVDESMLTGEPIPVPRRPGDRLIGATLNTTGTFTMTAEAVGSDTVLSRIVGQVAQAQRSKAPMQRIADRVARYFVLAVVIIAVLTFLSWGIWGTYPSWGHGFINAVAVLIVACPCALGLATPMSMMVASGKAASLGILFRDAAALEALRKVNMLVVDKTGTLTEGRPGMSGMNVLQKDGEDALLALCASLERNSEHPIARAFVREAEHRKLAFSPVEGFMSHPGGGVSGRVEGRDVLLGSAEMLQDSKVDVLPLASWTEQERGRGEVVLFAAVDGKLAGAFSLSDKLRESTKDALAALKQRGIHIVMASGDAPATAGFIARELGIVEYHGGMTPAGKQKLVQSLKAKGYVVAMAGDGVNDAPALAEADVGIAMGTGADVAMQSCAVTLVKGNLKVVSTAFDLSAATVGNMKSNLAFAFVYNGLGIPIAAGALYPVWGILMSPVIAAAAMCLSSVSVILNALRLRRFHPENREA; encoded by the coding sequence ATGTCTTGCCATCACTCAAAGCCGCAGGAGGATGCTCCGGGCGGTTGCGCCAGGGATCCTGTGTGTGGTATGGATGTTTCCCCGGATTCTCCCTTGAAAACATCTTTCAAGGGAAGGGAATACCATTTCTGCAGCAGGCATTGTCTGGAGAAATTCGAAGCAAATCCCGAACAATATATCGGTGATTCCCAGCTGGTTTCCACGGTTCCCGTACCGGAAGGGACTTTTTATACCTGCCCGATGCATCCCGAGGTACGGCTGGACCATCCCGGTTCCTGTCCTAAATGCGGCATGGCATTGGAACCGGAGATTCCTTCAGCCGGAGAACAGGAGGAAAACCCGGAGCTGGCGGATTTTAAGCGGAGGTTCTATGGTTCCCTGCCGTTTACCGTCGTATTATCCGTACTGGCGATGGGAGGGCATGTGACCGATTTGATGAGACCTTCGGTTCAGAATTGGGTGGAATTGGCTTTGGCCGTTCCCGTGGTTTTGTGGGCCGGATGGCCGTTGCTGGTTCGTGGGTGGGATTCCGTCCGGACGGGCAACCCCAACATGTGGACGTTAATCGGCCTTGGAACGGTGGTTTCTTTCCTGTACAGCGTGGCGGCTACGGTAGCGCCGGGCTGGTTTCCGGTTACCTTTATGTCCCATGGCACCATTCCGGTGTATTTCGAGGCCGCGGCTATTATCATGACATTGAGCCTTCTGGGGCAGATCCTTGAAAATATGGCCCGTGCGCGGACGGCGGAAGCCATCCGTTCCCTGATCAATCTGGCTCCGGTTTCGGCCCGGGTTGTCTTGCCTGACGGGACTGAAAAGGATATTCCTCTCGGCGGGGTGCATCCGGGAGATATTCTGCGGGTGTGCCCGGGAGAAAAAGTACCTGTGGACGGGACTCTGCGGGACGGGGAGAGCGATGTGGACGAGTCCATGCTGACGGGAGAGCCGATACCGGTGCCGAGAAGGCCCGGAGACCGTTTGATTGGGGCGACTCTCAATACGACCGGCACCTTCACAATGACGGCGGAGGCCGTCGGGAGCGACACGGTGCTGTCGAGGATCGTCGGCCAGGTTGCCCAGGCGCAACGCTCCAAAGCTCCCATGCAGAGGATCGCGGACCGGGTAGCCCGGTATTTTGTCCTGGCTGTCGTGATCATTGCCGTCTTGACGTTTTTAAGCTGGGGGATCTGGGGTACGTATCCGAGTTGGGGGCACGGGTTTATCAATGCCGTGGCCGTGTTGATAGTAGCGTGTCCGTGTGCATTGGGACTGGCAACGCCCATGTCGATGATGGTGGCATCGGGCAAGGCCGCTTCGCTCGGCATCCTGTTCCGTGATGCCGCGGCTTTGGAGGCGCTTCGCAAGGTGAACATGCTGGTCGTTGATAAGACAGGCACGCTGACGGAGGGGCGCCCCGGTATGAGCGGTATGAATGTGTTGCAGAAGGATGGAGAAGATGCCTTGCTGGCTTTGTGCGCTTCTCTGGAAAGGAACAGTGAACACCCGATTGCCAGGGCTTTCGTCCGCGAGGCCGAACACAGGAAGTTGGCGTTTTCTCCGGTGGAGGGCTTTATGTCCCATCCCGGAGGCGGAGTATCCGGCCGTGTGGAGGGTCGCGATGTTCTCTTGGGTTCTGCCGAGATGCTTCAAGACAGCAAGGTCGATGTCCTTCCTCTGGCGTCATGGACGGAACAGGAGAGGGGCAGGGGAGAAGTTGTCCTTTTTGCCGCTGTTGACGGCAAGCTTGCCGGGGCGTTCTCCCTGTCCGACAAATTGAGGGAATCCACGAAAGATGCCTTGGCCGCCTTGAAACAACGCGGCATCCATATTGTCATGGCTTCCGGCGATGCTCCGGCTACCGCCGGGTTCATTGCCCGTGAGCTGGGAATTGTCGAATACCATGGCGGCATGACTCCCGCCGGCAAGCAGAAACTTGTGCAATCTCTCAAGGCAAAAGGCTACGTGGTCGCCATGGCGGGAGACGGCGTCAATGATGCCCCGGCTCTGGCGGAAGCCGACGTCGGCATTGCCATGGGAACCGGAGCCGACGTGGCGATGCAAAGTTGTGCCGTAACTTTGGTCAAAGGCAATTTGAAGGTCGTCTCCACGGCGTTCGACCTTTCGGCGGCTACCGTCGGAAACATGAAATCCAATCTGGCGTTTGCGTTCGTGTACAACGGATTGGGGATTCCGATCGCGGCGGGCGCGCTCTATCCCGTCTGGGGGATTCTGATGTCGCCGGTCATTGCTGCCGCGGCCATGTGCCTCAGCTCCGTATCGGTCATCCTGAATGCTTTGCGGCTGCGCAGGTTTCATCCGGAAAACCGGGAAGCCTAG
- a CDS encoding D-isomer specific 2-hydroxyacid dehydrogenase family protein, with product MNIAAFEVRDDERPFFARYGNREGLTLHLHPCPLSPSTLALAEGCEGVTTLGQSRLNRSLLQELRKMNIRYVSSRTVGVNHIDIRAAEEFGIQISHAEYSIHGIADFTIMLMLNCLRKYKQALFRGNVNDYSLTGLQGREMRHLTVGVIGTGSVGTAVIHSLSGFGCRILASSRHENPSLSGLAEYVPLDDLFRLSDIITLHVSLTESTRHLINRDTLAQMKDGVILINTARGSLIEVNALIEGIESQKIGALGVDVFENEESIFHQDRRSDIISNRDMAYIRQFPNTVMTQHMAFYTLEAVESMVRCGIENILSMDAADCSPENPPPCLS from the coding sequence ATGAACATAGCCGCTTTTGAAGTCCGGGATGACGAGAGACCCTTCTTCGCCCGATACGGGAACCGGGAGGGGCTGACTCTGCATCTCCACCCTTGTCCTCTCTCCCCTTCCACTCTGGCTCTGGCGGAAGGATGCGAGGGGGTCACGACACTCGGACAAAGCCGGCTGAACCGCTCCCTGCTACAAGAACTCCGGAAGATGAACATCCGTTACGTTTCCTCTCGTACGGTCGGAGTCAATCATATCGATATCCGGGCCGCCGAAGAATTCGGGATCCAGATCAGCCATGCCGAGTATTCGATCCACGGCATTGCCGATTTCACCATTATGCTGATGCTCAACTGCCTGCGTAAGTATAAGCAAGCTCTGTTCCGCGGCAACGTCAACGACTATTCACTCACAGGGCTTCAAGGCCGCGAAATGAGGCATTTGACGGTAGGCGTCATTGGCACCGGTTCCGTCGGGACGGCAGTCATTCACAGCCTGAGCGGATTCGGCTGCCGCATCCTGGCCAGTTCGCGCCACGAGAATCCATCTTTGTCAGGGCTGGCGGAATACGTCCCTCTCGACGACCTGTTCCGCCTAAGCGATATCATTACCCTGCACGTGAGTTTGACGGAAAGCACTCGCCACCTCATCAACCGCGACACTCTTGCCCAGATGAAAGACGGAGTCATTCTCATCAATACGGCCCGCGGTTCCCTGATTGAGGTCAATGCCCTGATTGAAGGCATCGAATCCCAAAAGATCGGAGCCCTGGGCGTAGATGTTTTCGAAAATGAGGAAAGCATTTTCCACCAGGACCGCCGCAGCGACATCATCAGCAACCGCGACATGGCCTACATCCGCCAGTTTCCGAACACCGTCATGACCCAGCACATGGCCTTCTACACTCTGGAAGCTGTCGAGAGCATGGTCCGATGCGGCATCGAAAACATCCTTTCCATGGATGCAGCCGATTGTTCTCCGGAGAATCCTCCTCCCTGCCTCTCCTGA
- a CDS encoding acyl-CoA thioesterase: MGETHGRGSSHPSPHPDTPIHSMHEDIELPKDRIPALRVETMPSDTNQNGDVFGGWIMSQVDLAGANTAMRYALSRFIVTRAISSLTFEAPVMVGDVVSFYTEIVKIGRTSITVKVEVFAERLTKRWNNIAKITEAELVYVALGPDKKPIPLEESRANFTKFCPL; the protein is encoded by the coding sequence ATGGGAGAGACCCATGGACGCGGAAGCTCCCATCCGTCTCCCCACCCGGATACCCCCATTCATTCCATGCACGAAGATATCGAACTTCCCAAAGACCGCATTCCGGCCCTTCGCGTCGAGACCATGCCATCGGACACCAACCAGAACGGCGATGTGTTCGGCGGCTGGATTATGAGCCAGGTCGACCTGGCCGGAGCCAATACGGCCATGCGCTACGCTCTCAGCCGGTTCATCGTCACCCGCGCCATCAGCAGCCTGACCTTCGAAGCTCCCGTCATGGTCGGAGACGTCGTCTCGTTCTATACCGAAATTGTCAAGATCGGACGTACCTCCATCACCGTCAAAGTGGAAGTTTTTGCCGAACGCCTGACAAAACGCTGGAACAACATTGCCAAAATCACTGAGGCAGAATTGGTATACGTCGCACTCGGGCCGGATAAAAAGCCCATTCCCCTGGAGGAATCCCGCGCCAATTTTACCAAATTCTGCCCCTTGTAA